A region of Deltaproteobacteria bacterium DNA encodes the following proteins:
- a CDS encoding metal-dependent hydrolase, whose protein sequence is MGRLNKEIELTYLGHSTFKIKSPGGKVTIVDPWVMNNPACPEDLKEVCDVDIIAVTHAHFDHIGDAVEIGKKHQPKVVGIFETCVWLNSKGVENISPMNKGGTQEVDGIKFTMVHADHSCGIQEEDGSIIYGGEAAGYVIEFENGFKVYHAGDTAVFGDMKLIAEIYKPELAMIPIGDLYTMSPLEASHACRFLSAKYVIPMHYATFPALTGTPAKLRELTGDIKGLEIIELKPGDTLS, encoded by the coding sequence GTGGGAAGGCTCAATAAAGAAATCGAACTGACGTACCTGGGACATTCAACCTTTAAAATCAAATCGCCCGGCGGGAAAGTGACAATAGTGGACCCCTGGGTTATGAACAATCCGGCCTGTCCCGAGGATTTGAAGGAAGTCTGCGACGTCGACATAATTGCGGTCACACACGCACACTTCGATCATATAGGCGACGCAGTAGAGATAGGGAAAAAGCATCAGCCGAAGGTGGTAGGAATATTCGAGACTTGCGTATGGCTCAATTCGAAGGGGGTCGAAAACATATCGCCCATGAACAAAGGGGGCACTCAGGAAGTGGACGGAATAAAGTTCACCATGGTGCACGCGGACCACAGCTGCGGAATACAGGAAGAAGACGGATCTATAATCTACGGCGGCGAAGCGGCGGGATATGTAATTGAGTTTGAAAACGGCTTTAAGGTATATCACGCAGGCGACACGGCCGTATTCGGCGATATGAAGCTGATAGCGGAGATATACAAACCGGAACTGGCAATGATACCGATAGGCGATCTTTACACGATGTCCCCTCTCGAGGCATCGCACGCATGCAGATTCCTGTCCGCGAAATACGTCATACCCATGCATTACGCCACCTTTCCCGCGCTCACGGGCACGCCGGCCAAATTAAGAGAGCTGACAGGGGACATTAAAGGACTCGAAATCATAGAACTCAAGCCAGGTGATACACTGAGCTGA
- a CDS encoding archease, translating to MPFKILDHTADIRVGISGKTFEELLKSAALGLMSLITDRESVEAAEKIGFEVEGENGEEILIRMLGEILYLHQAEKKVFRDIDIKLIATNKLQAVLHGEKTDPRRHELELDIKAATYHNLKIVGANDRLMAEVVFDI from the coding sequence ATGCCATTCAAGATACTCGACCACACGGCCGACATCCGTGTGGGGATCTCCGGGAAAACATTTGAAGAGCTGCTCAAGAGCGCGGCGCTAGGGCTGATGAGTCTCATAACGGATAGAGAGAGTGTGGAAGCAGCGGAGAAAATCGGATTTGAAGTCGAGGGCGAAAACGGAGAAGAGATTCTTATAAGGATGCTTGGCGAGATACTTTATCTCCATCAGGCTGAAAAAAAGGTTTTCAGGGACATAGATATCAAATTAATCGCGACAAATAAATTACAGGCTGTATTGCACGGGGAAAAAACCGATCCCCGGAGGCACGAGCTTGAGCTGGATATTAAAGCCGCAACCTACCATAATTTGAAAATAGTCGGAGCGAATGATAGATTAATGGCCGAAGTGGTTTTTGACATATGA
- a CDS encoding RtcB family protein yields the protein MRLEKVRENLWEIPRTDGMLVPARLYASERMLERIKEDKALEQLVNVACLPGIKKYSLAMPDIHWGYGFPIGGIAAVDSEEGVISPGGVGYDINCGVRLMTTDLAEADVRPRLRQLVGALFNRIPCGAGVSGSIKLSEEDYKRLFSKGARWIVDRGYGEEDDLEKIEDGGAFPGADIGAVSEKALKRGGDQIGTLGSGNHFLEINVVDTIYDPAVADAFGLHEGRVSVLIHSGSRGFGHQICTDYIDTMLSYMRRAGIELPDKQLACAHIGSPEGREYLRAFAAAVNYAWVNRQVMMDSARKAFYEVFDIGPAELNGRLVYDVSHNIAKFEEHNINGESKVVCVHRKGATRAFPKGHELIPEAYREVGQPVFIPGDMGRGSFVLVGTETALDETFGTCCHGAGRVLSRRKALKEGRGRDLLSELEREGVIVMARGRKTVAEEMPDAYKDAEEVCDVVHDAGIAKKVAKLRPMGVIKG from the coding sequence ATGAGACTGGAAAAGGTTAGGGAAAATCTTTGGGAGATACCCAGGACGGACGGTATGCTCGTCCCCGCGAGGCTTTACGCGAGCGAGAGGATGCTCGAAAGGATAAAAGAGGACAAGGCCCTTGAACAGCTCGTAAACGTGGCCTGTCTGCCCGGAATAAAAAAGTACTCTCTGGCTATGCCCGATATACACTGGGGATACGGGTTTCCCATAGGAGGTATAGCCGCGGTGGATTCCGAGGAGGGGGTCATTTCTCCGGGCGGGGTAGGATACGATATCAACTGCGGCGTCAGGCTTATGACTACCGACCTGGCCGAGGCGGATGTAAGACCACGGTTGAGGCAGCTGGTCGGGGCGCTCTTCAACCGGATACCCTGCGGCGCGGGTGTGAGCGGGAGTATAAAGCTCTCGGAGGAGGATTATAAAAGGCTTTTTTCCAAGGGCGCGCGCTGGATAGTCGACCGCGGGTACGGAGAAGAAGATGATCTTGAAAAAATCGAGGACGGGGGCGCTTTTCCCGGCGCTGACATCGGTGCGGTAAGTGAAAAAGCCCTTAAGAGAGGCGGGGACCAAATCGGCACCCTCGGGTCTGGCAATCATTTTCTGGAGATTAATGTGGTAGACACAATTTATGACCCGGCCGTGGCCGATGCCTTCGGCCTCCACGAGGGGCGCGTCTCGGTGCTGATACACTCCGGCTCAAGGGGCTTCGGTCATCAGATATGCACGGACTATATAGATACGATGCTCTCATATATGAGACGCGCCGGGATAGAGCTCCCCGACAAGCAGCTCGCGTGCGCGCACATCGGTTCTCCTGAAGGGCGGGAGTATCTCCGGGCCTTTGCGGCGGCTGTCAATTACGCGTGGGTGAACAGGCAGGTAATGATGGATTCTGCGAGGAAGGCCTTTTACGAGGTGTTCGACATAGGTCCGGCAGAGCTGAACGGCCGCCTTGTATATGACGTCAGCCATAATATAGCAAAATTCGAGGAGCATAATATTAACGGCGAAAGTAAAGTCGTCTGCGTTCACAGGAAGGGGGCTACGAGGGCGTTTCCAAAAGGGCACGAGCTGATACCGGAGGCTTACAGGGAGGTGGGGCAGCCGGTATTCATTCCCGGGGATATGGGCAGGGGGTCGTTTGTCCTCGTGGGTACCGAGACCGCGCTCGATGAGACTTTCGGCACATGCTGTCACGGGGCGGGGCGCGTGCTTTCGAGGAGAAAGGCTCTAAAGGAGGGAAGGGGGCGGGATCTTCTCTCCGAGCTGGAGCGGGAGGGTGTGATAGTGATGGCGAGGGGAAGGAAAACGGTGGCTGAAGAGATGCCCGACGCCTACAAGGATGCGGAGGAGGTATGCGACGTGGTTCACGATGCCGGCATTGCAAAAAAAGTGGCGAAACTTAGACCCATGGGTGTCATAAAGGGGTAA
- the serS gene encoding serine--tRNA ligase, whose protein sequence is MLDSKYLEENLENVIVKLKARGTEIDSEKFRTLDSERKEIIKTVEKLEHERNLGSKKVGALKREGKNGEADRLQAELKTLSEKIKDLGNRRAGIEENFRAFMLEIPNIPHGSVPVGKDSSDNVEVRKWGEPPVFDFEPRDHVELGKDLDIIDLDRAAKITGARFALYKGPGARLERALINFMLDLHTKEHGYTEVLPPFMANSESFIGTGNLPKFEEDLFKIDGTDYYLVPTAEVPVTNIHRDEILSEDRLPVKYVAYTPCFRSEAGSYGKDVRGIIRQHQFNKVELVKFSGPESSYEEHESLTSDAARVLELLGLPYRIVVLCTGDMGFSSAKTYDIEVWVPSEKTYREISSCSNFEDFQARRASIRFRPAGGGKPRLVHTLNGSGLAVGRTVIAILENFQEEDGSIKVPPVLVPYMGGITKITPRSR, encoded by the coding sequence ATGCTCGATTCAAAATACCTTGAAGAGAATCTTGAAAACGTAATAGTAAAGCTCAAGGCGCGCGGGACTGAAATAGATTCCGAAAAATTCAGGACTCTCGACAGTGAAAGAAAAGAAATCATAAAGACTGTGGAAAAGCTTGAGCACGAGAGGAATCTTGGCTCGAAAAAGGTCGGCGCTCTCAAGAGAGAAGGGAAGAACGGGGAAGCCGACAGGCTTCAGGCCGAGCTTAAGACACTTTCCGAGAAGATTAAGGATCTTGGAAACAGGAGGGCGGGGATCGAGGAGAATTTCAGGGCTTTCATGCTGGAAATACCTAATATCCCGCACGGGTCTGTACCGGTGGGAAAGGATTCCTCGGACAACGTCGAGGTGAGGAAGTGGGGAGAGCCTCCGGTTTTCGACTTCGAGCCCAGGGATCACGTGGAGCTCGGAAAGGACCTTGACATTATCGACCTCGACAGGGCCGCCAAGATTACAGGGGCCAGATTCGCTCTTTACAAGGGCCCGGGAGCGAGGCTCGAGAGGGCTCTTATCAATTTCATGCTCGACCTCCATACGAAAGAGCACGGATACACCGAGGTGCTTCCGCCCTTCATGGCTAACAGCGAGAGCTTTATCGGTACGGGGAATCTGCCCAAGTTCGAAGAGGACCTCTTTAAGATAGACGGCACTGATTATTACCTGGTGCCAACTGCCGAGGTCCCCGTGACGAACATACACCGGGACGAGATACTGAGCGAAGACCGGCTGCCTGTAAAATACGTCGCGTACACCCCTTGTTTCAGAAGCGAGGCGGGATCTTACGGAAAAGACGTCCGGGGGATAATCAGGCAGCATCAGTTCAATAAGGTTGAGCTTGTAAAATTTTCAGGCCCCGAAAGCTCTTATGAGGAGCATGAGTCCCTGACCTCAGACGCGGCGAGGGTGCTTGAGCTTCTCGGGCTTCCTTACAGGATCGTGGTTCTGTGTACGGGGGATATGGGCTTCTCCTCCGCAAAGACCTACGATATCGAGGTCTGGGTGCCGAGTGAGAAAACCTACAGGGAGATTTCGTCCTGCAGTAACTTCGAGGATTTTCAGGCGAGGAGGGCTTCTATCCGATTCAGGCCAGCAGGCGGGGGTAAACCCCGACTCGTGCATACCCTGAATGGCTCCGGTCTCGCGGTGGGCAGAACGGTGATTGCGATACTGGAGAATTTCCAGGAAGAAGACGGGAGTATTAAAGTCCCTCCGGTCCTCGTGCCTTACATGGGTGGAATCACGAAGATTACGCCCCGCTCACGCTGA
- a CDS encoding PAS domain S-box protein produces MNKKESPSVLVRSSDKDFSHLEGILKKRNVEFLQSPTKEEFIGKLRKDFISVAIIDTTSGDVSTHELITVIKSISPKTDVITITDPGENEGAKTGFDNPLDNLVYAYIETPVNPNYLATLTMKALEKQKLMKSVEKASQNRGKSNMEPGKSGAESQLLSASVNSLNSAVMVTDMNRDIIYINKAHVRTFGYLREELKGKKSDILYPLEDASGVSSKIYEALIMVGWEGERLALRKDGSAFPTYEKTSVIKDEGGRQIGIVSVIDDITKQKRLQQALKESEERYRTFVETAKSAIIAVNEEGKIILFNPAAKEIFGYEKEEILDREFSSLFPDRYQEIISSEIGNGRGSAAVYFVESASELAGLNKEGEEFPVDISLSTCKIEGQSILTAIIFDITERKNLEEQVLQSAKLAAVGELISGVTHEVNNPLAVVIGYAEMLLSEQDMNNEESREAIKSIHGEAERARKVIQNLLSFARKHSPEKEVIEINDILEKTLGLTEYELKKHSVKVIKELDPDLPDTVGDPNQLQQVFLNLIINSQHAMMETGDDRQLTVRTKVKEKQSPGKPGMIPVIEISFEDNGPGIPEKIMKKIFDPFYTTKDKGKGTGLGLSVSFGIIKEHGGEIYARPNEEKGVTFFIDLPV; encoded by the coding sequence ATGAACAAGAAAGAAAGCCCATCTGTTCTTGTAAGATCGAGTGATAAGGATTTCTCACACCTTGAGGGGATTCTCAAAAAACGAAATGTCGAATTCCTTCAGTCACCAACTAAAGAGGAATTTATCGGAAAGCTGCGGAAAGATTTCATCAGCGTGGCCATAATCGATACAACTTCCGGTGATGTTTCCACCCACGAATTGATAACGGTCATAAAATCAATTTCTCCTAAAACCGACGTTATCACAATTACGGATCCCGGAGAGAACGAGGGCGCCAAAACCGGATTCGACAACCCCCTTGACAATCTCGTTTACGCTTATATCGAAACCCCCGTTAACCCTAACTACCTCGCAACCCTTACAATGAAAGCCCTTGAGAAGCAGAAATTGATGAAGTCGGTCGAGAAAGCGTCACAAAATAGAGGGAAAAGTAATATGGAACCCGGGAAAAGCGGCGCCGAAAGCCAGCTCCTGTCGGCATCCGTGAACAGTCTGAATTCGGCCGTAATGGTCACTGACATGAACCGGGATATTATCTACATAAACAAGGCGCACGTGAGAACCTTCGGGTACCTGCGCGAAGAACTCAAGGGAAAGAAGAGCGACATACTCTACCCGCTTGAAGACGCTTCAGGAGTGAGCAGCAAGATTTACGAGGCCTTGATTATGGTGGGGTGGGAAGGTGAGCGACTCGCGCTCAGGAAAGACGGAAGCGCGTTCCCGACTTATGAGAAAACATCGGTCATCAAGGACGAGGGCGGAAGGCAGATCGGAATTGTGTCCGTCATAGATGATATAACCAAGCAGAAAAGGCTCCAGCAGGCGCTCAAGGAATCAGAAGAGCGTTACAGGACTTTTGTGGAGACGGCCAAGAGCGCGATCATAGCGGTAAACGAAGAGGGGAAGATTATACTTTTTAACCCTGCCGCGAAAGAAATTTTCGGATACGAAAAAGAAGAAATTCTCGACAGGGAATTCAGTTCTTTATTCCCGGACAGGTATCAAGAGATAATAAGCTCGGAAATCGGAAACGGCAGAGGAAGCGCGGCTGTCTATTTCGTCGAGTCCGCTTCAGAGCTCGCCGGACTCAACAAAGAGGGCGAGGAATTCCCCGTAGACATATCGTTATCAACCTGCAAGATAGAGGGCCAATCGATTTTGACCGCGATCATATTTGACATAACCGAAAGAAAAAACCTCGAGGAGCAGGTACTGCAGTCAGCGAAGCTGGCCGCGGTCGGAGAGCTTATATCGGGAGTTACCCATGAGGTGAACAACCCGCTTGCGGTCGTAATAGGGTACGCCGAAATGCTGCTTTCGGAGCAGGATATGAACAATGAAGAATCCAGAGAGGCGATTAAATCAATCCACGGCGAAGCCGAACGGGCAAGAAAGGTCATCCAGAACCTCCTCTCTTTCGCACGGAAGCACAGCCCGGAGAAAGAGGTCATAGAGATTAACGACATTCTGGAAAAAACACTCGGGCTTACGGAATACGAGCTAAAGAAGCATTCCGTAAAAGTGATAAAAGAACTGGACCCTGATTTGCCGGATACGGTGGGGGATCCGAATCAGCTCCAGCAGGTGTTTCTCAATTTGATCATAAATTCACAGCATGCAATGATGGAAACCGGGGACGATAGGCAGCTCACCGTGAGAACAAAGGTTAAAGAGAAACAGTCCCCGGGCAAACCAGGCATGATTCCGGTAATCGAAATTTCATTTGAGGACAACGGACCCGGAATTCCCGAGAAAATTATGAAAAAAATATTCGATCCGTTCTACACGACAAAAGACAAAGGGAAAGGCACGGGACTCGGACTTTCAGTATCGTTCGGAATTATCAAGGAGCACGGCGGGGAAATCTACGCGAGACCGAACGAGGAAAAGGGGGTCACTTTTTTTATCGACCTGCCGGTCTGA
- the frr gene encoding ribosome recycling factor translates to MSEEIDLEELLLEAEEKMNKSVHVFDSELSKIRTGRASTALVEHIMVDYYGTQTPINQLATISTPEARTILIQPWDMNAIGDIEKAIMTSDLGVTPSNDGKVIRIGIPLLTEERRKELVKHVSKVAEDYRVSVRQIRKDMNHKIKEAEKEQHIAEDEVKKNLNNIQELTDNFIQKINERLERKEKEILEV, encoded by the coding sequence ATGAGTGAAGAAATAGACCTGGAGGAACTGCTTCTTGAAGCAGAGGAAAAAATGAACAAATCCGTGCATGTGTTCGATTCCGAGCTATCAAAGATCAGGACCGGAAGGGCTTCGACCGCTCTTGTCGAGCACATAATGGTTGATTATTACGGAACTCAGACCCCGATCAACCAGCTGGCAACGATATCCACCCCCGAGGCGCGAACAATATTAATTCAGCCCTGGGACATGAACGCTATCGGGGATATTGAGAAGGCGATTATGACATCGGACCTCGGCGTAACCCCTTCAAATGACGGGAAAGTAATCAGAATCGGCATACCGCTTCTTACCGAAGAGCGCAGGAAAGAACTCGTAAAACATGTAAGTAAAGTGGCGGAGGATTACAGGGTTTCGGTCAGACAGATCAGAAAAGACATGAACCACAAAATAAAAGAGGCCGAGAAAGAACAGCATATCGCCGAAGATGAGGTCAAGAAAAACCTGAATAATATTCAGGAACTTACCGACAATTTCATCCAGAAAATCAACGAACGACTGGAGAGAAAAGAAAAGGAAATCCTCGAAGTCTAG
- the pyrH gene encoding UMP kinase, giving the protein MNSPETLPTPKYKKVLLKLSGEGLQSPEGYGISAQALETISDEISEVNSLGIETAIVIGGGNIFRGVAGTTTGIDRSTGDYMGMLATVINALALQDAMEKRGIRTRVQTALEIRQVAEPYIRRRAIRHLEKGRVVIFAAGTGNPFFTTDTAATLRALEIGADLILKATKVDGVYDKDPMKHEDAVKFTELSYMQVLKKELKIMDATAISLCMQGNIPIIVFNLFERGNIKKIIMGEKLGTMVRSEKDE; this is encoded by the coding sequence ATGAATTCTCCGGAAACTTTACCCACCCCCAAGTATAAGAAAGTCCTTCTCAAGCTGAGCGGAGAGGGATTGCAGAGTCCTGAAGGATATGGAATAAGCGCGCAGGCGCTTGAAACCATATCCGATGAAATCTCCGAAGTTAACAGCCTGGGGATCGAAACGGCCATTGTCATTGGAGGGGGCAATATATTCCGGGGTGTCGCCGGGACAACAACCGGCATTGACAGGTCCACCGGGGACTATATGGGCATGCTGGCCACGGTGATAAACGCGCTCGCCCTCCAGGATGCCATGGAAAAAAGAGGCATTCGCACAAGAGTGCAAACCGCCCTTGAAATAAGACAGGTAGCCGAGCCCTACATCAGACGGCGCGCCATCAGGCACCTTGAAAAGGGTAGAGTTGTTATTTTCGCCGCAGGAACCGGCAACCCTTTCTTTACAACAGACACGGCGGCCACCCTGAGGGCGCTTGAAATAGGCGCCGACCTGATACTCAAGGCCACAAAGGTTGACGGCGTCTACGACAAGGACCCGATGAAACATGAAGACGCCGTTAAATTCACAGAGTTGAGCTATATGCAGGTACTAAAAAAAGAGCTTAAAATTATGGACGCGACAGCCATCTCACTGTGCATGCAGGGGAACATCCCGATAATAGTATTCAATCTATTCGAACGCGGAAATATTAAGAAAATAATAATGGGAGAGAAATTAGGAACCATGGTAAGGAGCGAGAAAGATGAGTGA
- the tsf gene encoding translation elongation factor Ts — protein sequence MADITAQMVKEIRDRTGAPFIDCKKALEEVSGDFDKAIEILKIKGVAKASKKVGRETPEGTITSYIHAGGKIGVLVEINCETDFVARNEEFQAFAKEIALQIAAGNPRYVSRERIPDSELEKEKEIMKAQVIESGKPENIAEKIVEGKIEKFYEEVCLLDQTYIRDTKVKINDLLQALIAKIGENIRVRRFERFQLGEPID from the coding sequence ATGGCTGATATTACGGCACAGATGGTTAAAGAAATAAGAGACCGGACGGGCGCGCCTTTTATCGATTGCAAGAAAGCGCTCGAGGAGGTTTCCGGCGATTTCGATAAAGCGATCGAGATATTAAAGATTAAAGGCGTGGCAAAAGCGTCGAAAAAAGTCGGCAGGGAAACACCGGAGGGCACTATAACATCTTACATACACGCCGGCGGGAAGATCGGGGTTCTGGTTGAAATCAACTGCGAGACAGATTTTGTAGCCAGGAACGAGGAATTCCAGGCATTCGCCAAGGAGATCGCGCTGCAGATAGCGGCCGGGAATCCCAGATACGTCAGCCGGGAGCGTATACCCGATTCCGAGCTCGAAAAAGAGAAGGAAATAATGAAGGCTCAGGTAATAGAATCGGGGAAACCCGAAAACATCGCCGAGAAGATAGTCGAGGGGAAGATTGAAAAATTTTATGAAGAGGTATGCTTGCTGGATCAGACCTATATAAGAGACACCAAAGTAAAGATTAACGATCTGCTGCAGGCGCTGATAGCGAAGATCGGAGAGAATATCAGAGTAAGAAGATTTGAGAGATTTCAGTTGGGAGAACCGATAGATTAA
- the rpsB gene encoding 30S ribosomal protein S2, producing the protein MVEETQTTDQVSEVISMKQLLEAGVHFGHQISHWNPKMKDYIFGNRNGIHIIDLQQTVGLFKKAYGFVRDTVADGGEVLFVGTKKQAQGIIAEETAKAGIPYVNTRWLGGTLTNFHTIRSRVDYLLELKKLEEEGQMERLPKKEAKGLKREIQKLEHLLGGIVNMKRIPQALYIVDTRKEHIAVHEARRLGIPIVAVVDTNSDPADADYIIPSNDDAIRAIKLFTSRIADACIEGKHIYEQKLQAGEVVKKEEESQVVVERKVFVFKEFGEETRKEESTSVAVSESTPGEGEFKAPAQQNDSEKKEKQTAKAETESKPEAAEKTAPAETPSDDATDES; encoded by the coding sequence ATGGTAGAAGAAACCCAAACTACCGATCAGGTTAGTGAGGTAATCAGCATGAAGCAACTTCTCGAAGCCGGGGTGCATTTCGGTCATCAGATAAGTCACTGGAACCCCAAAATGAAGGATTATATCTTCGGGAACAGAAACGGAATTCACATCATCGATCTTCAACAGACAGTGGGACTTTTCAAGAAGGCTTACGGCTTTGTTCGGGATACCGTCGCCGACGGGGGGGAGGTGCTTTTCGTAGGCACGAAAAAGCAGGCACAGGGGATAATAGCGGAAGAGACAGCGAAGGCGGGCATTCCTTATGTTAATACGCGCTGGCTGGGAGGCACGCTTACCAATTTCCACACGATCAGATCCCGGGTGGACTACCTGCTCGAATTAAAGAAACTCGAAGAGGAAGGCCAGATGGAGCGGCTCCCCAAGAAGGAAGCGAAAGGGCTTAAGAGGGAGATACAGAAGCTTGAGCACCTGCTCGGCGGAATCGTAAATATGAAAAGAATCCCGCAAGCGCTCTATATAGTAGATACGAGGAAGGAACACATCGCGGTCCATGAAGCGCGGAGACTCGGGATTCCGATAGTGGCTGTAGTGGACACGAACTCCGACCCGGCGGACGCCGATTATATAATTCCGAGCAACGACGACGCAATAAGGGCCATAAAGCTTTTTACATCGAGAATTGCGGATGCCTGTATCGAAGGCAAGCACATATACGAGCAGAAACTTCAGGCAGGGGAAGTTGTCAAGAAAGAAGAAGAATCTCAGGTCGTCGTTGAGAGAAAGGTATTCGTGTTCAAGGAATTCGGAGAAGAAACGAGGAAAGAAGAGTCGACCTCCGTAGCGGTATCGGAGAGCACGCCCGGAGAGGGGGAATTCAAAGCTCCCGCTCAGCAAAATGATTCAGAAAAAAAAGAGAAACAGACCGCCAAGGCTGAAACTGAGAGCAAGCCTGAAGCCGCTGAGAAGACAGCACCGGCAGAAACTCCTTCCGACGACGCCACTGACGAGTCTTAA
- a CDS encoding diacylglycerol kinase family lipid kinase, which produces MKDLRYLFIINPAAGQGRTAGFFHSVKTLIDKHNVPYEHKFTSGPGEATALARNARNEGFTHIVSVGGDGTSHEIVNGIIGSSLVFGALPSGSGNDFPKSAGISLDAERAVDTLFSGFERQVDLGRLGETYFINGLGIGLDGSVSHRFKKLKRMRGQLGYLMGAVREALSFKGFGVELAIDGWSYSGVLLLTGASNGVYQGGKFKLAPDASVDDAFLDFHIIKDMPSLDRLLKIPKVLQGTHSGLAEVELRRGSMMEITLTRAVPAHMDGEPFYLEPGKHRVEVVPGALRIMSGAEG; this is translated from the coding sequence TTGAAAGACTTGAGATATTTATTCATTATCAACCCGGCGGCCGGTCAGGGCAGGACAGCCGGATTTTTCCATTCGGTCAAAACGCTTATCGATAAACATAACGTTCCCTACGAGCATAAATTCACCTCCGGTCCGGGAGAGGCGACCGCACTCGCGCGCAATGCCCGGAACGAAGGGTTCACTCATATCGTATCGGTCGGCGGCGACGGCACCTCGCACGAGATCGTAAACGGCATTATCGGGTCCTCGCTCGTTTTCGGCGCCCTGCCTTCGGGGAGCGGAAACGATTTCCCCAAATCGGCGGGGATTTCCCTTGACGCCGAACGCGCCGTAGATACGCTTTTTTCAGGTTTCGAGAGGCAGGTTGACCTCGGCAGGCTGGGGGAGACCTATTTTATAAACGGGCTCGGTATAGGGCTCGACGGCTCCGTTTCCCACCGCTTTAAAAAGCTAAAGCGCATGAGGGGTCAGCTTGGCTATCTGATGGGAGCCGTCCGGGAGGCGCTCTCCTTTAAGGGGTTTGGGGTGGAGCTCGCAATCGACGGCTGGAGTTACAGCGGAGTGCTCTTGCTCACAGGGGCGTCTAACGGGGTTTACCAGGGGGGCAAGTTTAAGCTCGCCCCGGACGCCAGCGTTGACGACGCTTTTCTTGATTTCCATATCATCAAAGACATGCCTTCGCTCGACAGGCTCTTAAAAATCCCCAAAGTGCTTCAGGGGACTCATTCCGGACTGGCCGAGGTGGAGCTCAGGCGCGGGAGCATGATGGAGATAACGCTTACTCGCGCGGTGCCGGCGCACATGGACGGGGAGCCTTTTTACCTCGAACCGGGCAAGCACAGGGTGGAGGTCGTTCCGGGAGCGCTCAGGATAATGTCAGGCGCCGAGGGTTGA
- a CDS encoding lysophospholipid acyltransferase family protein, whose translation MIRTVISWIAFIVYTVFFGIIGIILAVISPSSAVKYAVRPWARIILFTTGVKLDVRGLENLPAEPSIIMYNHQSVFDIFAYMAALPIDWKAVMKKEVAGMPFIGWVSKLAGHYFVARDGSGRDTKEVKRIVSNIRSGPSVMIAPEGTRGKDGKLLPFQKGGFFIAMLARVPVVPMVITGGLQIMPKDSRVLKPGTMKIRILPPIHVEDLPPGREGRDELMRTVRNQMEEVLNELQTGRAA comes from the coding sequence ATGATCAGAACCGTAATTAGCTGGATCGCGTTTATTGTTTATACTGTTTTTTTCGGCATCATAGGGATTATTCTGGCTGTGATTTCCCCCTCATCGGCTGTTAAATACGCGGTCAGGCCGTGGGCGCGTATTATCCTCTTCACTACCGGCGTAAAGCTCGATGTCAGGGGGCTTGAGAATCTTCCCGCCGAGCCCTCTATCATAATGTATAACCATCAGAGCGTATTCGATATATTCGCCTACATGGCCGCGCTGCCGATTGACTGGAAAGCGGTAATGAAAAAAGAGGTAGCCGGTATGCCGTTTATAGGCTGGGTATCGAAGCTCGCCGGCCACTACTTTGTCGCGAGGGACGGCTCAGGCAGGGATACGAAAGAGGTAAAAAGGATCGTTAGCAATATTCGCTCCGGGCCCTCGGTAATGATCGCCCCCGAAGGTACGAGAGGGAAAGACGGGAAACTGCTTCCTTTTCAGAAGGGCGGCTTTTTCATAGCGATGCTCGCCCGTGTTCCGGTCGTTCCAATGGTTATTACGGGGGGGCTTCAGATAATGCCTAAAGATTCAAGGGTGTTGAAACCCGGCACTATGAAAATAAGAATATTGCCGCCGATTCACGTCGAAGACCTCCCCCCAGGAAGAGAAGGCAGAGACGAGCTTATGCGAACGGTAAGGAATCAAATGGAAGAGGTACTGAATGAGCTGCAAACCGGTCGGGCCGCCTGA